The following proteins are co-located in the Colletotrichum lupini chromosome 4, complete sequence genome:
- a CDS encoding subtilase, with protein sequence MRGFIGAVAGLAAVASATPSLSIETVHDGAAPLLSSTNAEAVPNSYIVKFKKHVSDSGASDHHNWVQNIHSSAQDERLELRKRGQEPMVDDVFHGLKHTYKIGKDFLGYAGHFDDATIEKVRRHPDVEFIEVDSVVHTQVPVKSQVEDKCDGELEKLAPWGLARVSHRKSLGFGTYDKYLYAEDAGEGVDAYVIDTGTNVDHVDFEGRAKWGKTIPSGDQDADGNGHGTHCSGTIAGKKYGVAKKANVYAVKVLRSNGSGTMSDVVKGVEWAATSHTEQVQAAKDGKRKGFKGSVANMSLGGGKTQALDAVVNAAVDAGIHFAVAAGNDNADACNYSPAAAEKAVTVGATELGDRRSYFSNYGKCTDIFAPGTNIKSTWIGSKYAVNTISGTSMASPHICGLLAYYLSLQPASDSEYSVAPITPKKLKEALIAVGTVGALSDIPRDTPNVLAWNGGGCNNYTAIVKAGGYTVKQESKETTIDDLEKAIEEDFEVLSGKVVKGAKSVGTKAEKFAKKIHNLVDEELKEFLRETSL encoded by the exons ATGAGAGGCTTCATCGGTGCTGTGGCCGGCCTGGCCGCTGTTGCCAGCGCTACCCCCTCTCTCTCCATTGAGACTGTCCACGACGGCGCTGCACCCCTTCTTTCTTCCACCAACGCCGAGGCCGTCCCGAACTCATACATCGTCAAGTTCAAGAAGCACGTCTCGGACTCCGGCGCCTCGGACCACCACAACTGGGTCCAGAACATTCACTCCTCCGCTCAGGATGAGCGTCTCGAGTTGCGCAAGCGTGGCCAGGAGCCCATGGTTGACGATGTCTTCCACGGCTTGAAGCACACATACAAGATTGGCAAGGACTTCTTGGGCTACGCCGGTCACTTCGATGATGCCACCATCGAGAAGGTCCGGAGGCACCCTGAC GTCGAGTTCATCGAGGTCGACTCCGTTGTCCACACCCAGGTTCCCGTCAAGTCCCAGGTTGAGGACAAGTGTGACGGCGAGCTCGAGAAGCTGGCCCCCTGGGGTCTGGCTCGTGTCTCCCACCGCAAGTCTCTCGGCTTCGGCACATATGACAAGTACCTCTACGCTGAGGATGCTGGTGAAGGTGTAGATGCCTACGTTATCGACACCGGCACCAACGTCGACCACGTCGATTTCGAGGGCCGTGCCAAGTGGGGAAAGACCATTCCCTCTGGTGACCAGGACGCTGATGGCAACGGCCACGGCACTCACTGCTCCGGCACTATTGCTGGCAAGAAGTACGGTGTCGCCAAGAAGGCCAATGTCTACGCCGTCAAGGTTCTCCGCTCCAACGGCTCCGGCACCATGTCCGACGTCGTCAAGGGTGTTGAGTGGGCTGCCACTTCCCACACTGAGCAGGTTCAGGCCGCCAAGGATGGCAAGCGCAAGGGCTTCAAGGGCTCCGTCGCCAACATGTCTCTCGGCGGTGGCAAGACCCAGGCTCTCGATGCTGTTGTGAACGCTGCCGTCGACGCTGGTATTCActtcgccgtcgccgccggcAACGACAACGCCGATGCCTGCAACTACTCCCCCGCTGCTGCCGAGAAGGCCGTCACCGTCGGTGCCACTGAGCTCGGCGACCGCCGCTCTTACTTCTCCAACTACGGAAAGTGCACTGACATCTTCGCCCCTGGCACCAACATCAAGTCCACCTGGATTGGCAGCAAGTACGCCGTCAACACCATCTCCGGTACCTCCATGGCCTCTCCCCACATTTGCGGTCTCCTGGCCTACTACCTTTCCCTCCAGCCCGCCTCTGACTCCGAGTACTCTGTTGCTCCCATCACCCCCAAGAAGCTCAAGGAGGCTCTCATTGCCGTCGGTACCGTCGGTGCCCTCAGCGACATTCCCCGCGACACCCCCAACGTCCTCGCCTGGAACGGCGGTGGCTGCAACAACTACACTGCCATCGTCAAGGCTGGCGGTTACACTGTCAAGCAGGAGTCCAAGGAGACCACCATCGATGACCTCGAGAAGGCCATTGAGGAGGACTTTGAGGTTCTTTCTGGCAAGGTTGTCAAGGGTGCCAAGAGCGTCGGCACCAAGGCCGAGAAGTTCGCCAAGAAGATCCACAACTTGGTCGACGAGGAGCTTAAGGAGTTCCTCAGGGAGACCTCTTTGTAA
- a CDS encoding phospholipase/Carboxylesterase has product MLVSRVTATTILLTLLAPFTAATPQQEQQQQLKHLEQQDPLSEAEELHPLPPHHPSLAGIAEAQGPDLLSPPTTYEAMSSSVARTAPLVFPAAGKHTATVIFAHGLGDTGHGWASAVENWRRRQRLDEVKFVLPHAPQIPITCNWGMRMPGWFDIVSRATIFDRHRQKQAEAASSSSSSPSSPKLTTIPHPQKVLDGTVEALRESEDERGILASSEYFQQLVQAEVDAGIPAERVVLGGFSQGGAMAIFSGLTGKHRIGGIVGLSCWLLLSNKFAGLVPEEKANQETPVWLGHGDADPLVRPELGALSMDALKGLGYKVSRTLYPGMGHAACPEELDDVEAFLLERLPPTQK; this is encoded by the exons ATGCTCGTCTCGCGAGTAACCGCAACAACCATCCTCCTCACCCTCCTCGCGCCCTTCACCGCCGCCACACCGCAACaggaacaacaacaacaactaAAGCACCTCGAGCAGCAGGATCCGCTTTCTGAGGCAGAAGAGCTCCACCCCCTGCCACCTCATCACCCGTCTCTCGCAGGCATCGCAGAAGCGCAAGGTCCCGACTTGCTCTCACCCCCTACCACCTACGAAGCCATGTCGTCCTCCGTCGCCCGGACGGCCCCGCTCGTGTTCCCGGCCGCGGGGAAGCACACGGCCACCGTCATCTTTGCCCACGGCCTCGGCGATACGGGCCACGGCTGGGCGAGCGCCGTTGAGAACTGGCGGCGGAGGCAGAGGCTTGATGAGGTCAAGTTTGTGCTGCCTCATGCGCCTCAGATCCCCATTACCTGT AACTGGGGCATGCGCATGCCGGGTTGGTTCGACATTGTAAGTCGCGCTACAATCTTCGACCGCCACCGCCAAAAACAGGCAGAAGcagcatcatcatcatcatcatccccATCATCGCCCAAGCTAACCACCATCCCCCACCCACAGAAAGTCCTCGACGGCACAGTCGAGGCCCTCCGCGAATCCGAAGACGAGCGGGGGATCCTCGCCTCGTCAGAGTACTTCCAGCAGCTCGTCCAGGCCGAGGTGGACGCCGGCATCCCCGCCGAGCGCGTCGTCCTCGGCGGCTTCAGCCAGGGCGGCGCCATGGCTATTTTCTCGGGTCTGACGGGCAAGCACCGCATCGGCGGTATCGTGGGCCTGTCGTGCTGGCTGCTGCTGAGCAACAAGTTTGCCGGGCTGGTCCCCGAGGAGAAGGCGAACCAGGAGACGCCCGTGTGGTTGGGCCACGGCGACGCGGATCCGCTTGTCAGGCCTGAGTTGGGGGCGCTGAGTATGGATGCGTTGAAGGGGCTTGGGTATAAGGTGTCGAGGACGCTTTACCC GGGTATGGGCCACGCCGCTTGCCCTGAGGAGTTGGACGACGTTGAAGCTTTCTTGTTGGAGAGACTCCCGCCTACTCAGAAGTAG